From Plasmodium relictum strain SGS1 genome assembly, contig: PRELSG_00_v1_268, whole genome shotgun sequence:
tatatatatttcagtACAATTTTAAATAgcataaacaaaaattaacaaCACTTTgaccttttttattttatattttttcttttttacttaaaaaaatatctttatgcaaagaattaatgtttctaaattaaagattcataaaaaataaaaaaattaaataatttttttcttgtttcaACTGTAGTTTGAGATGAATTTTTGAAgtatattaactttttttatacatgATCTCTTTAATTTCATCTTCCTAATATTTTAAGGTAATTATtagattatatttttttttattttacacatattcatatatatacgcatgagaaaatattttactctttatctttttattttatcttttatttttttttttatttttttagttaacatgtatatgaatatactaaaaaaataaattacgtaattatattaaatttatatttatatgaaaaaaaaaaaaaatcaaaaaaaaaaattttattttaaattttagataaaataaataggataattaaaattatgttaCTTTAAATATGAGAACAATAAAAGGTTGTATAAGTTGTTTGATTACCACACTTACATTTTTAGGTATTATAATGAATATCTGTAtacttataaaatttttttatcaacgTTTTTaaggaaatatatattttttttttccgtTCTAACGTTTTTTAacttatatttcatttatatatatatataggttTACACTATGAAAAAGAAGTTAAAACATCATTAAATAGATCTAAATTTagtacaaataatttatcatttgatcctaatttagaaaaaaacaaagaattagaaaataattctattgcaaaatataatattaaaggAAAAGAGGGAACTAATAGTactaaaaattcttttattcaGAGTTTGAATTCAACATCAACTGAAGAAAAAGATTTAGGTGGTTACAATAATTTcgttataaaaattaatgaagcTTTTTTTGAAGCAAAACGTGCTTATATAACTGCTAATTCTTATAGATATTCGCGTTcatatataacaaaatattCAAATGAATTTTATGCAGCATCGATGAAACATATATGGGCTTTTCTAAACTGTGAAGAAGATAATATACGATTCtataaaaatactaaaaagGATATGAGAGAACAATTTTACAATTTACTTTCACTGAAAGaggatgataaaaaaaatgacttATATAAAACAGAACTTCCTAAATTCAAATCAAAAATAGAAAGTCATCTAAGAACTATAGATTGGAATCGTAAAAGATGTAAAGGAAATGACAATAATGCTTATAGAGAAGTAGATTATTATTTACTCCGTGAATTTTGTAGCATATGGGGATGTATTAATAAGATTGTTTCTTTCACTAAAGGTTATGCatataatacaaatattGCATATTCAGATGCTATGGATAGAGCAATGCATGGGGTATCACAATATAAGCTTTCTGACAAAAATTTTTCAGAAATTAgagattttttaaattctgaTAGAGTacaaataattatgaaagaaaatatatgtaaaaaagaacttaaaaattctttaaagtTATTAATAGAAGAAATTAGTGATATGAATGATACTTATGTGAAGGATGTAAATACagaacataattttttttcttcttataaaaatgattgcAAAAATGCAATGTCAATAAATAttactaaaaataatattacatatatttttaccaCCGCTTTACAACATAATGGAGGATATCAACAATATAACATATGGAATAATCAATTAAAAAgcaatttttatgaaattcaaaaaaaatttaaagatttACTTAAAAATGCACTTAAAGGATTAGgagaagaaataaattcaCTAGTTTATCCTGAAAATGTAATAAtggaagtaaaaaaaatatttacagaAGGAAATGATGCATACCATCGTACAAAAAGTCTAattgaagaaaattttaGATTAGAAAATTTGtcacataaatataaaaataaaagaatttctGATATTACAAGTGAACTCACTGAATTATATGCTAGGGCATTAGCacataatattaatttgaaagataaatttaattcatttaatac
This genomic window contains:
- a CDS encoding reticulocyte binding protein, putative, with the protein product MRTIKGCISCLITTLTFLGLHYEKEVKTSLNRSKFSTNNLSFDPNLEKNKELENNSIAKYNIKGKEGTNSTKNSFIQSLNSTSTEEKDLGGYNNFVIKINEAFFEAKRAYITANSYRYSRSYITKYSNEFYAASMKHIWAFLNCEEDNIRFYKNTKKDMREQFYNLLSLKEDDKKNDLYKTELPKFKSKIESHLRTIDWNRKRCKGNDNNAYREVDYYLLREFCSIWGCINKIVSFTKGYAYNTNIAYSDAMDRAMHGVSQYKLSDKNFSEIRDFLNSDRVQIIMKENICKKELKNSLKLLIEEISDMNDTYVKDVNTEHNFFSSYKNDCKNAMSINITKNNITYIFTTALQHNGGYQQYNIWNNQLKSNFYEIQKKFKDLLKNALKGLGEEINSLVYPENVIMEVKKIFTEGNDAYHRTKSLIEENFRLENLSHKYKNKRISDITSELTELYARALAHNINLKDKFNSFNTKYKSIESNINSVELAKRELLLEESKLTDITYDILAKKKDIEDIIGSANNELALLKSDYDELMTLVSEIQSS